A stretch of Schistosoma mansoni, WGS project CABG00000000 data, supercontig 0013, strain Puerto Rico, whole genome shotgun sequence DNA encodes these proteins:
- a CDS encoding methionyl-tRNA formyltransferase, putative — protein sequence MVKFPIFTRSIISVVFFGSDYYSLPHLRALEEHQSQHKDIQLLFVVTTSDKTPVGYHCIQNKIDHVIWPRTLTNNSIIINAVSQRIDKLQSINSLDKPEKLLGVIVSFGRFLPSSLLSLFNHGCFNIHPSLLPRWKGSNPLLYTLLTNDKVTGITLFRLNPMHTTFDSGSVLYQKSIRLPCNKNTMLTPNQLATYLMPHSINAMFEVILYPNLPHLVGVDQSVISAKFQLPISYARKPQPYMGLINWQEQSAEDIIRYWHAFQGTCVNLYTELCLLNTVQEEKENNSLVANFRLSECPLLVPHIGRASNNNNGQNNAEVADIYCPNYGSKIMDYLNEASILLHQPYPSSLPPGSIVYLRSQKDKKHHLIPYAFIACKPNNSSPIIKQNNSVSWLAVKSFLVKWPNSSTNSRHLTAIDLYNGYFLKYIHLLPSASSTLKVSVVNEERNSRQFGVRYFGEFWSNSSSTSSILSGNNNDNTLIKPWNELTPTILPSDLQSSSDMSIVV from the exons ATGGTTAAG TTCCCTATCTTCACACGTTCAATTATCAGCGTGGTGTTTTTTGGGAGCGATTATTATTCATTACCTCATTTACGCGCCTTGGAAGAGCATCAATCTCAGCATAAAGATATTCAATTATTGTTTGTGGTTACTACCTCAGATAAAACTCCTGTGGGATATCATTGTATTCAGAATAAAATAG ATCACGTGATTTGGCCACGCACACTTACGAATAATTCAATAATCATCAATGCTGTTAGTCAACGAATAGATAAACTACAAAGTATAAATTCTTTGGATAAACCAGAGAAATTGTTAGGCGTAATTGTTTCATTTGGTCGATTTCTACCATCATCACTCTTGTCTTTATTCAATCATGGGTGCTTTAATATACATCCATCATTATTACCAAGATGGAAAGGTTCTAACCCATTATTATATACTTTATTAACCAATGATAAAGTTACTGGGATTACTTTATTCCGATTGAATCCGATGCATACAACTTTCGACTCTGGATCTGTTTTGTATCAAAAATCCATTCGTCTACCTTGTAATAAGAATACAATGCTAACACCGAATCAATTAGCTACATATTTAATGCCACATAGCATTAATGCTATGTTTGAG GTCATTTTATATCCTAACTTACCACATTTAGTCGGTGTTGATCAATCAGTGATTTCAGCGAAATTTCAACTTCCAATATCGTATGCTCGTAAACCTCAACCCTATATGGGTTTAATCAATTGGCAGGAACAATCAGCCGAAGATATAATTCGATATTGGCATGCATTTCAAGGCACTTGTGTAAATTTATATACGGAGCTTTGTTTATTGAACACTGTACAAGAAGAAAAGGAGAATAATTCTTTAGTTGCAAATTTTCGTCTATCCGAATGTCCATTGTTGGTACCACATATTGGTCGTGCTTCTAACAATAACAATGGCCAGAATAATGCTGAAGTTGCCGATATATACTGTCCAAACTATGGGTCCAAA ATTATGGACTATCTCAACGAAGCTTCAATTCTTCTGCATCAACCATATCCATCGTCATTACCACCTGGAAGTATTGTATATTTACGTTCACAAAAAGATAAGAAACATCATTTAATACCATACGCTTTCATTGCTTGTAAGCCAAATAATTCTTCACCTATTATAAAACAGAATAATTCTGTATCATGGTTAGCTGTTAAAAGTTTTTTAGTGAAGTGGCCTAATTCATCAACGAACAGTCGACATTTAACAGCTATTGATTTATATAatggttattttttaaaatatattcatttgcTACCATCGGCATCATCGACACTGAAAGTATCTGTAGTAAATGAAGAGCGAAATTCTCGACAATTTGGTGTACGTTATTTTGGTGAGTTTTGGTCTAACTCTTCGTCTACATCATCGATACTaagtggtaataataatgataatacctTGATAAAACCTTGGAATGAACTAACACCGACTATCCTACCTTCTGATTTACAATCATCATCTGATATGTCAATCGTTGTATAA